The Streptomyces luteogriseus genome includes a window with the following:
- a CDS encoding peptide-N4-asparagine amidase produces the protein MKRRIVMSMLAGATLLVSTLLGTGPAGAADVPAPAAGAPAEFGTDWHDPVTAAPPVERPSGKSCEVTLARAQFRDFTPYRGTYTPPEGCGDRWSKVVLRLDGKVKGRQYDRLGHLRVGGVEILRTSTPQPSPDGIEWSVEKDVTRYSDTFRTGRDVEMLIGNVVDDTYTGVLDVKATLTFYRGRPDGGSPDRVLTLDGDSALSTPRNSERIVAEVYATGSGGGCEEYWYLTVPDPAPYSCKAGQGPYREVRISVDGRLAGIAAPFPTVWTGGWSNPFLWYVIPGPRALDIKPITYDLSPFAGILNDGRPHRVEVSVVGVPEGQTGWSTPVNVLVWQDEQRARVTGKLTVHKEGGLSNSSVYTPGPEHRVDTEGAHRLTVGGYVDTSHGRVRTTVSRSLAHTSTHRWTDAETRDALDAGWTDDESVTAGGRATRTHRAYTMDGATTLGAGDRLRTVLTLGDRASVVDTNGGRRTAWSRLDNSYTGDATYTANVPRDQRHAVGTTSERYRLYGSRGCHDRTLTTVQGVLTEDRRRC, from the coding sequence ATGAAGAGACGGATCGTCATGTCCATGCTCGCCGGGGCGACCCTCCTGGTGAGCACCCTTCTCGGCACCGGCCCCGCCGGGGCCGCCGACGTCCCGGCCCCGGCGGCCGGGGCCCCCGCCGAGTTCGGCACCGACTGGCACGACCCGGTCACGGCCGCACCACCGGTGGAAAGGCCCTCCGGAAAGTCCTGCGAAGTCACCCTGGCCCGGGCGCAGTTCCGTGACTTCACCCCGTACCGCGGCACGTACACGCCCCCGGAGGGCTGCGGCGACCGCTGGAGCAAGGTGGTGCTGCGGCTCGACGGGAAGGTCAAGGGGCGCCAGTACGACCGGCTCGGCCACCTCCGGGTCGGCGGGGTCGAGATCCTCCGGACGTCGACGCCGCAGCCCTCACCCGACGGCATCGAGTGGTCCGTGGAGAAGGACGTCACGCGCTACAGCGACACCTTCCGCACGGGCCGGGACGTCGAGATGCTCATCGGGAACGTCGTCGACGACACCTACACGGGCGTCCTCGACGTCAAGGCCACGCTGACGTTCTACCGGGGCCGCCCGGACGGCGGGAGCCCCGACCGGGTCCTCACCCTCGACGGCGACTCGGCCCTCAGCACCCCGCGCAACAGCGAGCGCATCGTCGCCGAGGTGTACGCGACGGGCTCCGGCGGCGGCTGCGAGGAGTACTGGTACCTGACGGTGCCCGATCCGGCGCCGTACTCCTGCAAGGCCGGTCAAGGCCCCTACCGGGAGGTGCGGATCAGCGTGGACGGCCGGCTCGCCGGCATCGCCGCCCCGTTCCCGACCGTGTGGACCGGAGGCTGGTCCAACCCGTTCCTCTGGTATGTGATCCCGGGCCCGCGCGCCCTCGACATCAAGCCGATCACCTACGACCTCTCTCCCTTCGCCGGGATCCTCAACGACGGGCGCCCGCACCGCGTCGAGGTCTCGGTCGTCGGCGTGCCCGAGGGGCAGACCGGCTGGAGCACGCCCGTGAACGTCCTCGTCTGGCAGGACGAGCAGCGCGCACGGGTCACCGGGAAGCTCACCGTGCACAAGGAGGGTGGCCTCTCCAACTCGTCCGTGTATACGCCCGGTCCGGAGCACCGGGTCGACACCGAGGGCGCCCACCGGCTGACCGTCGGCGGCTACGTCGACACGTCGCACGGCCGCGTGAGGACCACCGTCAGCCGCTCGCTCGCCCACACGTCCACGCACCGCTGGACCGACGCCGAGACGCGTGACGCTCTCGACGCCGGCTGGACGGACGACGAGTCGGTGACCGCCGGCGGGCGCGCCACTCGGACCCATCGCGCCTACACGATGGACGGTGCGACCACCCTCGGTGCGGGCGACCGCCTGCGCACCGTGCTGACCCTCGGCGACCGCGCCTCGGTCGTCGACACGAACGGCGGGCGACGCACGGCGTGGTCACGGCTCGACAACTCCTATACGGGCGACGCGACGTACACGGCGAACGTGCCACGCGACCAGCGCCACGCGGTCGGCACCACCAGTGAGCGCTACCGGCTGTACGGCTCACGCGGTTGCCACGACCGGACCCTGACCACCGTGCAGGGGGTGCTCACGGAGGACCGCCGCCGATGCTGA
- a CDS encoding MarR family winged helix-turn-helix transcriptional regulator encodes MTTPDADGLLAEQLLRLTRRVHRIQKRHLEHRDLGITPAQSRLLRTLAHWGSPPRMADLAERLEVVPRAVTTLVDGLEASGKVRRVPDPANRRVIRIELTDDGRGALREVRAARRSAAEEILAPLTGDQREVLGGLLNTLIDGAPAGPC; translated from the coding sequence ATGACCACGCCCGACGCCGACGGCCTGCTCGCCGAGCAGTTGCTACGGCTCACCCGCCGGGTGCACCGCATCCAGAAACGCCATCTGGAGCACCGCGACCTCGGCATCACCCCGGCCCAGTCCCGGCTGTTGCGCACGCTGGCGCACTGGGGCTCGCCGCCGCGCATGGCCGACCTGGCCGAGCGCCTCGAGGTGGTGCCGCGGGCCGTGACGACGCTGGTCGACGGTCTGGAGGCGAGCGGCAAGGTGCGGCGGGTCCCGGACCCGGCGAATCGGCGGGTGATCCGCATCGAGCTCACGGACGACGGCCGGGGCGCGCTGCGCGAGGTGCGGGCGGCGCGCCGATCGGCCGCGGAGGAGATCCTCGCGCCGCTGACGGGCGATCAGCGGGAGGTACTCGGTGGGCTCCTGAACACACTGATCGACGGGGCGCCGGCGGGACCCTGCTGA
- a CDS encoding L,D-transpeptidase family protein, with amino-acid sequence MHSGGRRAVAATTALASLLTALSACGGAEDSGATQAAGRAARTPAATAAATRIPGVGDRLQRRIPSGSRQVVAVYGDGKDSADSTVVLYTKHGSTWQRERGWAGHNGKKGWTTDHHEDDDRSPVGVFTLSDAGGVLPDPGSGLPYTRSAAFAAPRWWAKSHWHDFDYVIAIDYNRVKGTPPNDPTRPQGAKKGGGIWLHMDHGSGTSACVSVPEQAMGYLLRTLDPRQRPVVVMGDRADLAA; translated from the coding sequence ATGCACAGTGGTGGACGACGAGCCGTGGCCGCGACGACGGCCCTCGCCTCTCTCCTGACGGCTCTGTCCGCCTGCGGAGGCGCGGAGGACAGTGGGGCGACACAGGCCGCGGGCCGGGCGGCCCGCACCCCCGCGGCCACGGCCGCCGCGACGCGCATCCCCGGCGTCGGCGACCGCCTCCAGCGGCGGATCCCGTCCGGCTCCCGTCAGGTCGTCGCGGTCTACGGCGACGGGAAGGACTCGGCCGACTCCACGGTCGTCCTGTACACGAAGCACGGCTCGACCTGGCAGCGGGAGCGCGGCTGGGCCGGGCACAACGGCAAGAAGGGCTGGACCACCGACCATCACGAGGACGACGACCGCAGCCCCGTGGGCGTGTTCACCCTCAGCGACGCGGGCGGTGTGCTGCCGGACCCGGGCTCCGGGCTGCCGTACACGCGCTCCGCGGCCTTCGCCGCCCCGCGCTGGTGGGCCAAGTCGCACTGGCACGACTTCGATTACGTCATCGCCATCGACTACAACCGCGTCAAGGGCACCCCGCCGAACGACCCGACCCGCCCCCAGGGTGCGAAGAAGGGCGGTGGGATCTGGCTGCACATGGACCACGGCAGCGGCACGTCGGCCTGCGTCAGCGTGCCCGAGCAGGCGATGGGGTACCTCCTGCGCACGCTCGACCCGCGACAGCGTCCCGTGGTGGTGATGGGGGACAGGGCGGACCTGGCGGCCTAG
- a CDS encoding ABC transporter ATP-binding protein, whose protein sequence is MIGVAPPAYDPAAPTTANTLPVGAPETVRAYVAELLRRHRRAFLLLVAVNTAAVIASMAGPWLLGGLVERVSDGARDLRLELTAGLFVAALAVQAVFVRQVRLRGAMLGERMLADLREDFLVRSVGLPPGVLERAGTGDLLSRITTDIDRLGNAMREAVPQLSIGVVWVVLLMGGLVITAPPLALAVLLALPLLIVGCRWYFRRAPSAYRSEAAGYAAVAAALAETVDAGRTVEAHRLGERRVGLSEQRIREWTAWERYTLWLRSVLFPVINTTHVTVLASVLMIGGVFALHGWIDVGQLTTGALIAQMLVDPVGMILRWYDELQVAQVSLARLVGVRDIEPDAGDPSVAPEGRHVHADRVHFGYLEGVDVLRKVSLEVSPGTRLALVGPSGAGKSTLGRLLAGIYAPRDGRITLGSAELSRMPAERVRSHVALVNQEHHVFVGSLRDNLRLARTGAVDAELWAALGAVDADGWARALEEGLDTEVGSGGLALTPAQAQQIALARLVLADPHTLVLDEATSLLDPRAARNLERSLARVLDGRTVVAIAHRLHTAHDADVIAVVESGRISELGSHDELVAADGAYAALWRSWHG, encoded by the coding sequence ATGATCGGCGTCGCGCCACCGGCGTACGACCCGGCGGCCCCGACGACGGCGAACACCCTGCCCGTCGGCGCCCCCGAGACCGTCCGCGCCTACGTGGCCGAGCTGCTGCGCCGGCACCGGCGGGCGTTCCTGCTGCTGGTCGCCGTCAACACCGCCGCCGTGATCGCCTCGATGGCCGGTCCCTGGCTGCTGGGCGGACTGGTGGAGCGGGTGTCCGACGGGGCGCGGGACCTGCGGCTGGAACTGACCGCCGGGCTCTTCGTGGCCGCGCTGGCCGTCCAGGCCGTGTTCGTCCGGCAGGTACGACTGCGCGGCGCGATGCTGGGCGAGCGGATGCTGGCCGACCTGCGCGAGGACTTCCTCGTCCGGTCGGTCGGGCTGCCGCCCGGTGTGCTGGAGCGGGCCGGGACCGGCGATCTGCTGTCGCGCATCACGACGGACATCGACCGCCTCGGCAACGCCATGCGGGAGGCCGTGCCGCAGCTGTCGATCGGCGTGGTGTGGGTGGTCCTGCTCATGGGCGGGCTCGTGATCACGGCGCCGCCGCTGGCGCTCGCCGTGCTGCTCGCCCTGCCGCTGCTGATCGTCGGCTGCCGCTGGTACTTCCGGCGGGCGCCCTCGGCCTACCGTTCCGAGGCCGCCGGGTACGCCGCCGTGGCCGCCGCGCTCGCCGAGACAGTGGACGCCGGGCGCACCGTCGAGGCCCACCGCCTGGGCGAGCGCCGCGTCGGGCTGTCCGAGCAGCGGATCCGGGAGTGGACGGCCTGGGAGCGGTACACGCTCTGGCTGCGGTCGGTGCTCTTCCCGGTCATCAACACCACCCACGTGACCGTGCTCGCCTCGGTCCTGATGATCGGCGGGGTGTTCGCCCTGCACGGGTGGATCGACGTCGGCCAGCTGACCACCGGCGCGCTGATCGCCCAGATGCTGGTCGACCCGGTGGGCATGATCCTGCGCTGGTACGACGAGCTGCAGGTGGCTCAGGTGTCGCTGGCCCGGCTCGTCGGGGTCCGGGACATCGAGCCGGACGCCGGGGATCCGTCGGTGGCCCCCGAGGGACGCCATGTGCACGCCGACCGGGTGCACTTCGGCTACCTGGAGGGCGTGGACGTCCTGCGCAAGGTGTCCCTGGAGGTCTCCCCCGGCACCCGGCTGGCCCTGGTCGGCCCCTCGGGCGCGGGGAAGTCCACACTGGGCCGACTGCTCGCGGGGATCTACGCGCCCCGGGACGGCCGGATCACCCTGGGCAGCGCCGAGCTGTCCCGGATGCCCGCCGAACGCGTCCGCTCGCATGTGGCCCTCGTCAACCAGGAGCATCACGTCTTCGTGGGCTCCCTGCGTGACAACCTGCGGCTCGCGCGGACCGGTGCCGTGGACGCCGAGCTGTGGGCGGCGCTGGGCGCGGTCGACGCGGACGGCTGGGCCCGTGCACTGGAGGAGGGCCTGGACACCGAGGTCGGCTCGGGCGGGCTGGCGCTCACCCCGGCCCAGGCCCAGCAGATCGCGCTGGCCCGCCTGGTGCTGGCCGACCCGCACACGCTGGTCCTCGACGAGGCGACGTCCCTGCTGGACCCGCGCGCCGCCCGCAACCTGGAACGGTCCCTGGCCCGGGTCCTGGACGGCCGCACGGTCGTCGCCATCGCCCACCGGCTGCACACGGCCCACGACGCGGACGTCATCGCCGTCGTCGAGAGCGGCCGCATCAGCGAGCTGGGCAGCCACGACGAGCTGGTCGCGGCGGACGGCGCGTACGCGGCGCTGTGGAGGTCGTGGCACGGCTGA
- a CDS encoding ABC transporter ATP-binding protein, with protein MQIQDLPYPDPGVPDARSGPRFLWWLFRNQLGGQLKSLAWGLLHFASVAALPFCVGVAVQAVVDRSGTGLALAGGLLALACVGNAVGDTFLHRTAITNWITAAARVQQLLARKAAHLGSALTRRVAAGEVVAVSTGDVEKIGWFVEALSRFTAALVTIVLVCAGLLVYQPALGVVVAVGLPALALAVLPLLPRATRRADTQREKAGRATELASDTVAGLRVLRGIGGEELFLDRYRSASQEVRHAAVRSARMWSLISAIQVLLPGLLLIAVVWYGVRLAHEGRITVGELVTVYSSVMVLTYPLRHFEEIAMAYSFSRPSAKRAAGVLSLQRPTDTAGSRAADVPSGDLYDPQTGLLVPAGRLTAVVCGDPDAAGLLAERLGGHPSQGGASVLLGGVPLDELPLDSARTAVLVQDKDPVLLSGTLRDLLDVPASGAVQPDQALAAAQCDDVLAALVQGSVDATDPMDARITERGRSLSGGQRQRLALARSLITDPEALVLDEPTSAVDSHTEARIARGVRELREGRTTVVFTSSPLLLDRADRVVFLHDGEAVAVGAHRELLRTEPRYRAVVTRETDDEATLNGSVALNDVLHELEEIEEKA; from the coding sequence ATGCAGATTCAAGACCTTCCGTACCCCGACCCGGGCGTGCCGGACGCGCGTTCGGGGCCCCGATTCCTGTGGTGGCTCTTCCGCAATCAGCTGGGCGGTCAGCTCAAGTCGCTGGCCTGGGGGCTGTTGCACTTCGCCTCCGTCGCCGCCCTGCCGTTCTGCGTCGGGGTCGCCGTACAGGCCGTCGTCGACCGCTCCGGCACCGGGCTCGCCCTGGCGGGCGGCCTGCTGGCGCTGGCCTGCGTGGGCAACGCGGTCGGCGACACCTTCCTGCACCGCACCGCGATCACCAACTGGATCACGGCGGCCGCCCGCGTCCAGCAACTGCTCGCCCGCAAGGCCGCTCATCTGGGCTCGGCGCTGACCCGGCGCGTCGCGGCCGGTGAGGTGGTGGCGGTCTCGACCGGTGACGTGGAGAAGATCGGCTGGTTCGTCGAGGCCCTGTCCCGCTTCACCGCGGCTCTGGTCACGATCGTGCTGGTCTGCGCGGGCCTGCTCGTCTACCAGCCGGCGCTCGGCGTGGTCGTCGCCGTGGGGCTGCCCGCGCTGGCGCTCGCCGTGCTGCCGCTGCTGCCCCGCGCCACCCGGCGTGCCGACACCCAGCGCGAGAAGGCCGGACGCGCCACCGAACTCGCCTCGGACACCGTCGCCGGCCTGCGCGTGCTGCGCGGCATCGGCGGCGAGGAACTGTTCCTCGACCGCTACCGCAGCGCCTCCCAGGAGGTCCGCCACGCGGCCGTGCGCAGCGCCCGCATGTGGTCCCTGATCTCCGCGATCCAGGTCCTGCTGCCCGGGCTGCTGCTCATCGCCGTCGTCTGGTACGGCGTCCGGCTGGCGCACGAGGGCCGGATCACCGTCGGTGAACTGGTCACCGTCTACAGCTCGGTGATGGTCCTCACCTACCCGCTGCGGCACTTCGAGGAGATCGCCATGGCGTACTCCTTCTCCCGGCCCTCCGCCAAACGGGCCGCGGGAGTGCTGTCGCTGCAACGGCCCACCGACACCGCCGGATCGCGCGCGGCCGACGTGCCCTCCGGCGACCTGTACGACCCGCAGACCGGGCTGCTCGTGCCCGCCGGCCGGCTCACGGCGGTGGTGTGCGGCGACCCGGACGCGGCGGGCCTGCTGGCGGAACGGCTGGGCGGACACCCGTCCCAGGGGGGCGCCTCGGTGCTGCTGGGCGGGGTGCCGCTGGACGAACTGCCGCTGGACAGCGCCCGTACGGCCGTCCTCGTCCAGGACAAGGATCCGGTACTGCTGTCCGGCACACTGCGCGACCTGCTCGACGTACCCGCGTCGGGCGCCGTCCAGCCGGATCAGGCGCTGGCGGCCGCGCAGTGCGACGACGTGCTGGCGGCGCTGGTGCAGGGCTCAGTGGACGCCACCGACCCCATGGACGCCCGGATCACCGAGCGCGGCCGGTCTCTGTCCGGCGGTCAGCGCCAGCGGCTCGCGCTCGCCCGGTCACTGATCACGGACCCGGAGGCCCTCGTCCTGGACGAGCCGACCTCGGCCGTCGACTCGCACACCGAGGCCCGGATCGCGCGGGGTGTACGGGAGTTGCGCGAGGGGCGCACGACCGTGGTGTTCACCTCCTCGCCGCTGCTGCTGGACCGCGCCGACCGGGTGGTGTTCCTGCACGACGGCGAGGCCGTGGCGGTCGGCGCCCACCGCGAACTGCTGCGCACCGAGCCCCGCTACCGGGCGGTGGTCACCCGCGAGACGGACGACGAGGCCACGCTGAACGGCTCCGTCGCCCTGAACGACGTCCTGCACGAACTGGAAGAGATCGAGGAGAAGGCATGA
- a CDS encoding metal-dependent hydrolase, whose amino-acid sequence MMGPAHSLSGAAAWLGVGAAAAAAGHPMPWPVLLVGALICAGAALAPDLDHKAATISRSFGPLSRWLCEIVDKLSYAVYKSTKKQGDPRRSGGHRTLTHTWLWAVLIGAGTSVVAITSDRWGVLAVLFVHMVLAIEGLLWRATRGSSSEVLVWLLAATTAWILAGVLDKPGNGADWLFTAPGQEYLWLGLPVVLGALVHDVGDALTVSGCPILWPIPVGRKRWYPIGPPKVMRFRAGSWVELKVLMPVFMLLGGVGCAAALNVI is encoded by the coding sequence ATGATGGGACCAGCACACTCACTGTCGGGAGCCGCCGCCTGGCTGGGCGTCGGCGCGGCCGCAGCGGCGGCCGGGCACCCGATGCCCTGGCCGGTCCTCCTCGTCGGTGCCCTGATCTGCGCCGGAGCCGCCCTCGCGCCGGACCTCGACCACAAGGCGGCCACCATCTCCCGGTCCTTCGGACCGCTGTCGCGCTGGCTGTGCGAGATCGTCGACAAGCTGTCCTACGCCGTCTACAAGTCGACGAAGAAGCAGGGCGACCCGCGTCGCTCCGGCGGGCACCGCACGCTGACGCACACCTGGCTGTGGGCGGTCCTGATCGGTGCGGGCACCTCGGTCGTGGCGATCACCAGTGACCGCTGGGGCGTGCTGGCGGTCCTCTTCGTGCACATGGTCCTGGCCATCGAGGGCCTGCTCTGGCGGGCGACGCGCGGCTCCAGCAGCGAGGTCCTGGTGTGGCTGCTGGCCGCGACCACCGCGTGGATCCTCGCGGGCGTCCTGGACAAGCCGGGCAACGGCGCGGACTGGCTGTTCACGGCGCCGGGCCAGGAGTACCTGTGGCTGGGGCTGCCGGTCGTGCTGGGCGCGCTCGTGCACGACGTCGGGGACGCGCTCACCGTGTCCGGCTGCCCGATCCTGTGGCCCATCCCGGTCGGGCGCAAGCGCTGGTACCCGATCGGGCCGCCGAAGGTCATGCGGTTCCGGGCGGGCAGCTGGGTCGAGCTCAAGGTGCTGATGCCGGTGTTCATGCTGCTGGGCGGGGTGGGCTGCGCGGCGGCGCTCAACGTCATCTGA
- a CDS encoding DUF5709 domain-containing protein — protein sequence MNSSDGWGDDVYQPDQDEQREDTGLLDAEDTLENDGVDDPLDRGWSPPERPWAVEHLGVTAAERQRGETLDQRLSEELPDAAVPDGDGLGDCAGSDGELLDNEVGAARSGRLVAPDEGAHEDEEEALVAMDVGIDGAAASAEEAAVHIVDEDTLSG from the coding sequence GTGAACAGCTCCGACGGCTGGGGAGACGACGTCTACCAGCCGGACCAAGACGAGCAGAGGGAGGACACGGGGCTGCTCGACGCCGAGGACACCCTGGAGAACGACGGCGTCGACGATCCCCTGGACCGGGGCTGGTCCCCTCCCGAACGGCCCTGGGCCGTCGAGCACCTCGGTGTGACGGCCGCCGAGCGGCAGCGGGGCGAGACGCTGGACCAGCGGCTCTCCGAGGAGCTGCCGGACGCCGCCGTCCCGGACGGTGACGGCCTCGGGGACTGCGCGGGCTCCGACGGGGAACTCCTGGACAACGAGGTCGGCGCCGCGCGCTCCGGCCGGCTCGTGGCACCCGACGAGGGCGCCCACGAGGACGAGGAGGAGGCGCTGGTCGCCATGGACGTGGGCATCGACGGCGCTGCTGCGTCGGCCGAGGAGGCCGCCGTGCACATCGTCGACGAGGACACCCTGTCCGGCTGA
- a CDS encoding cation:dicarboxylate symporter family transporter: MPPSVPSPTRRVARTLRTSLFAQVTCALILGIVVGKLWPDTATALQPLGDGFTRLIKTVISPLVFCVVVVGIAKAGDLKAFGRIGVKALIWFEIASTAALVIGLVAANVVGPGKGMNVDPSSLDAAAVQETTGGGHLPTTTEFVLNALPQSFLGAFAENELLQVLILACLVGAALLHLGHTKVPKVLPAIEQAQDIIFAVVGFIMRLAPLAVFGAMAHLVGNYGLGVMRTYAKLIVLCYVAAALFVALLSVALKLVTGLSLWKFLRYIREEMLLALGTASTESVMPRVMQKLRRAGARDDAVGLVLPTGYSFNLDGASLYLSIGTLFIAQAVGVDLSLGQQITVVLVLMLTSKGMAGIPGSAFLALSATASSLGAIPAGAVALLLGVDRIMDSMRVVTNLLGNCVAVFAVSRWEGALDIDRAKRVLDGEDTSQPDDGEKDVSGEKGVSGQKDRRDETGTEAPVPGIPAQKPKEFEGLKERQELKEPAPEAG, translated from the coding sequence GTGCCCCCGTCCGTACCGTCCCCCACGCGACGCGTCGCACGCACTCTACGCACCTCGCTTTTCGCGCAGGTCACCTGCGCGCTCATCCTCGGAATCGTCGTCGGAAAGCTGTGGCCGGACACGGCCACGGCTCTCCAGCCGCTCGGCGACGGTTTCACCCGGCTCATCAAGACCGTGATCTCGCCCCTGGTGTTCTGCGTGGTCGTCGTCGGCATCGCCAAGGCCGGTGACCTGAAGGCGTTCGGCCGGATCGGGGTCAAGGCCCTGATCTGGTTCGAGATCGCCTCGACGGCCGCCCTGGTCATCGGTCTCGTCGCCGCCAACGTCGTCGGCCCCGGCAAGGGCATGAACGTCGACCCCTCCTCGCTCGACGCCGCGGCGGTGCAGGAGACCACGGGCGGGGGTCATCTGCCCACGACGACCGAGTTCGTCCTGAACGCGCTGCCGCAGAGCTTCCTCGGAGCCTTCGCCGAGAACGAGCTGCTCCAAGTCCTCATCCTGGCCTGCCTGGTGGGCGCCGCCCTGCTGCACCTCGGGCACACCAAGGTGCCGAAGGTCCTGCCCGCGATCGAGCAGGCCCAGGACATCATCTTCGCGGTCGTCGGCTTCATCATGCGGCTGGCCCCGCTCGCGGTGTTCGGCGCCATGGCCCACTTGGTCGGCAACTACGGCCTGGGCGTGATGCGGACGTACGCCAAGCTCATCGTGCTCTGCTACGTGGCCGCGGCGCTGTTCGTCGCGCTGCTGTCCGTAGCGCTGAAGCTGGTGACCGGCCTCAGTCTCTGGAAGTTCCTGCGGTACATCCGCGAGGAGATGCTGCTCGCGCTCGGCACCGCGTCCACCGAGTCGGTCATGCCGCGTGTGATGCAGAAGCTGCGCCGGGCCGGTGCCCGCGACGACGCCGTGGGGCTGGTACTCCCCACCGGCTACTCCTTCAACCTCGACGGCGCCTCGCTCTATCTGTCCATCGGCACGCTGTTCATCGCCCAGGCGGTGGGGGTGGATCTGAGTCTCGGCCAGCAGATCACCGTCGTCCTGGTGCTGATGCTGACCAGCAAGGGCATGGCGGGCATCCCCGGTTCGGCGTTCCTCGCCCTGTCCGCGACCGCCTCGTCCCTGGGGGCGATCCCCGCCGGAGCGGTCGCGCTGCTGCTCGGCGTGGACCGCATCATGGACTCGATGCGCGTCGTCACGAACCTGCTCGGCAACTGCGTCGCCGTCTTCGCGGTGTCCCGCTGGGAGGGGGCCCTGGACATCGACCGGGCGAAGCGGGTTCTGGACGGGGAGGACACCTCCCAGCCGGACGACGGCGAGAAGGACGTCAGCGGCGAGAAGGGCGTCAGCGGCCAGAAGGACCGCCGAGACGAGACCGGCACCGAGGCGCCGGTGCCGGGCATCCCGGCTCAGAAGCCCAAGGAGTTCGAAGGTCTCAAGGAGCGCCAAGAGCTCAAGGAGCCCGCTCCCGAAGCCGGTTGA
- a CDS encoding type B 50S ribosomal protein L31, whose amino-acid sequence MQQEKHPDYHPVVFRDRAAGYAFLTRSTATSEQTIEWDDGETYPVVDVEISSESHPFYTGKARTVDSEGRVAAFERRYGGG is encoded by the coding sequence ATGCAGCAGGAGAAGCACCCCGACTACCACCCCGTCGTCTTCCGCGACCGCGCCGCCGGGTACGCGTTCCTCACCCGGTCCACCGCGACCAGCGAGCAGACCATCGAATGGGACGACGGCGAGACCTACCCGGTCGTGGACGTGGAGATCTCCTCCGAGAGCCACCCCTTCTACACGGGCAAGGCCCGCACGGTGGACTCGGAAGGCAGGGTCGCCGCCTTCGAGCGGCGCTACGGCGGCGGCTGA